Part of the Chloracidobacterium thermophilum B genome is shown below.
AAACACCCGTTGACCGGCGAGATACTGGTGCCGCCCGGTCAACCCATGCGCCTGCGCGCCCGGATGGTCTTTGACCTGATCGTGCAGTGCGCGCATGCCACTGGCGAGCCGGGTCTGTTCTTCATTGACCGGGCCAACGAGTACAACCCGGTGCCGTCCCTGGGCGGGTACGAGGCCACGAATCCGTGCATCACCCGTGATGCCTGGGTGCAGACGAGCGACGGCCCCCGTCAGGTCGCTGAACTGGTCGGCTCGCCGTTTACAGCCATCGTTGACGGAATGGCGTATGGCAGCGACGCCCGTGGCTTCTGGTCCAACGGACTCAAGCCAATCTATGAACTGAAGACTTCCAGCGGTTACTCGCTCCGGCTGACTGGTAATCACCGTGTGATGCGCGTGAACGCCGTGGAGCGCAACGGTGAGCAGACCGAGTGGGTCGAGGTTCAGCGCCTTCAGCCGGGCGACTTGGTGAAGCTTCACAATCATCGTGAGTTCACCCAGTGGGAGGGTGCCGGCACGCTGGAGCAGGGCTGGCTCCTGGGTCTCCTCGTCGGTGATGGAACGTTCAGTGAGGACCGGGCCGTACTCTCCTTCTGGGGGCAGGACGCTGAGTATATGGCCCAGCAGGCATTGGGTGCCATTAGTAGGGAAGCGGGTAGCGAATGGCAAGTAGCGAGTAGGAAGGAAGCGAGTAGCGAATGGCGAGTAGCGAGTAGTAGTTATTATCCACTCGCCACTCGCCACTCACCACTCGCCCCTGGCATCCAGCCGATCGAGGAGCGCAACGAATTCCGCGTGCGCTCCAGTGCGCTGGCCGCCCTTGCTGCTGCTTTCGGCATCACGCCTGAGAACAAGAGCCTCACAGACAGCACCGAGCGCGCCTCCAGCCTGTTCTACCGCGGTCTGCTCCGTGGCCTGTTCGACGCCGATGGCACTGTACTGGACGGTGGCGGGAAGGGCATGTCGGTTCGCCTTGCCCAGTCGAACCTCGCCCTTCTGGAGCGCGTCCAGCGCATGCTGCTGCGCCTTGGCATTGCCAGCCGCCTCTACCGCAACCGCCGGCCGGCCGGCGAGCGTGTCCTGCCCGATGGCCGCGGCGGCGGGAAGCTCTATGCCACGAAGGCTCAGCACGAACTTTGCATCTCGAAGGACAACCTGCTGACCTTCGCTTCCCTGGTAGGTTTTACCAACCCGGCCAAGGCTCAGGCGCTCAGCTCCGCTCTCGCCGCTCGCTCTGCCCGCGGCCACTACCGTGAGTGCTTTGTGGCCGAGGTCGAGTCGTTGACGCTCATTGGTGAGGCTGAGGTCTTCGACTGCTCCATCCCGGGCGTCAACGCCTTCGACGCCAATGGACTTTATGTGCACAACTGCGGAGAGCAGCCGTTGCTGCCCTACGATGTCTGCAATCTTGGCTCGATCAATCTGGGCAAGTTTGTCACGCCCGAACGAACCGTTGACTGGAATCACCTGCGCGAGGTGGTCCACGAAAGCACACGCTTTCTCGACAACGTGATTGATGCCAACCACTACCCGCTGGAACAGATCACGCACCTGAGCCAGCGTATCCGGCGGATCGGGCTGGGCGTGATGGGCTGGGCCGACATGCTGGTGCGGTTGGGGATTCCGTACAACTCGGATGAAGCCATCGAGCTGGCGCGGAAGGTCATGCACTTTGTTGACGAGGAAGGGAAGGTGGCTTCCGAGCAGTTGGCCCGCGAGCGGGGCGCATTCCCCGAATGGGAGCACAGCATCTGGGGTCCCGACGCCACCTGCGCCCGCCGCCCGGACGGCGCGCGGATTCGTCCGCCGCGCCTGCTGCGCAACTGTAATGTCACCACCGTGGCCCCCACGGGCACCATCAGCATGATTGCCGGCTGTTCGTCGGGCATAGAGCCGCTCTTTGCCATTGCCTTCTGGCGCTACCAGGCCGATAGCCGGATGCTTGACATCAATCAGGATTTCATGGCCCAGGCGAGACGGGAGGGCTGGTACAGCCCTGAACTCATGGAACGGATTGCCGATACCGGTCACATCCACCACCCGGAAGTTCCGGCCGAGGTGCAGCGGGTGTGGGTTACGGCCCACGACATCGCGCCGGAGTGGCATGTCCGCATGCAGGCCGCGTTCCAGGAATACACCGACAGTGCGATCTCGAAGACGATCAACTTCCCCCACGAGGCGACTGCCGATCAGGTCCGTGAAGCCTACGAGCTGGCGTTCCGTCTGGGGTGCAAGGGCATCACCGTCTATCGCGACGGTTCACGGGCCAACCAGGTGCTCTCCACTGGTTCCACCGGCAGGAGCGCCAGTTCCGCACCGGCGGCGGAACCCGCACCGACCGGGCTGAAACCGCGACCGGTCCCGGCTGAAGGCTTGCCCAGCCATTCCTTCCCGGTGATGACCCCACTCGGCAAGCTGCGGTTGTTTGTCACTGAGTTGGACGGGAAACCGTTTGAAGTCTTTGCCATCATCGGGCGGGCTGGGAGTGATGTGACGGCCTTTACCGAAGCCATCGGGCGGTTGATTTCGCTGGCCCTGCGCTGTGGTGTGCCGGTGAAGCTCATTGCCGAGCAGCTTCGCGGCATTGGCGGTTCGCGTTCGGCCGGCTTTGGCCCGGCGCGCGTGCTTTCCGTCCCCGATGCCATCGGTAAGGTGTTGTTCGAGCACTATGTCAGGAACGGCCGTGGGAACGGGACTGGTGACAGCCACGACGAAACTGTCCACGGGGATATGGCTCACACGGGCGAAGCCGCTTCACAGGCATCAGACTTCTTTCTGCACCATGACGCCGGGCCGGGGGTTTTGGAGGCGGCCGAGCTTTGTCCCGAATGTCAGAATGCAGCGCTGTTCAATGAGGAAGGGTGTCGCAAGTGTCACGCCTGTGGGTATAGCGAGTGCTAGGGCGTTTCTCAGGAAACGCTGATCTCGGAAACGCTGGCCTCCATCGTGCGTGGCATCGGACGGGCTGATGGGCACAGACGCCTTCTCTCAGTAGCTCAGACGTAAGCCACCGAGCGGAAAATTGCGAAGAGGAGCAATGAAACCGAAGCTGACACTTGAAATTCTTAAGGTAGAAGCACAGAAGTTTGCCAAGGTCGAGTCAGCACACCGGGAGCCATCATTGTATGGTGTTACGGATGGGAAGGCTGTTGGCACATACTTCGAGCGCAAGTTTCGGTCTTACCTCCGCGAAAAATACGACTTTGAGGAAGGAAGC
Proteins encoded:
- a CDS encoding LAGLIDADG family homing endonuclease; the encoded protein is MMKQEPAPASLTDIARTVLMKRYLLKNEQGEVIETPEAMFWRVAKTIAAVDARYGASAGQVAERAERFYELMAQGWFEPNSPTLMNAGRPLGQLSACFAARTMIETIAGPQPIEEVQVGTLVLTHAGRYRPVTGTMRRTGCLYRVKVDKLPALYVTAEHPFLTTDGWVQVRDLAPKQHFVKIGCPEIGSATVTMHFDGHVEDGWVHARLEGTSPRSQRRYAQRDAISRQVAPIRDGVTIDAALAWMLGLYLAEGSISAGYDIRFTLSWDEDEHAARLAAILEGKLGLPARVQKSTQPQGRRGDGWTTVRLQSKLLAQWLVEHFGAGFDQKRLPAWAMSLSPDLRQALLQGVADGDGTPINSHQTRITLCNEVLVRQLFTLAYSLGYYPTLRADSLPALGTVQPWSLAYGETYNAGMVRDGAYRVLEVAALDEEAIVYNLEVEEDHTYVANQMVVHNCFVLPIEDTLNSIYDTLKHQALIHQSGGGTGFSFSRLRPRNDVVRSTMGVASGPVSFMEVYNHSTEAIKQGGTRRGANMGILRCDHPDILEFITCKRDTTKITNFNISVAITDAFMRAVERDETYELINPRTRAVQMASRDGLKHPLTGEILVPPGQPMRLRARMVFDLIVQCAHATGEPGLFFIDRANEYNPVPSLGGYEATNPCITRDAWVQTSDGPRQVAELVGSPFTAIVDGMAYGSDARGFWSNGLKPIYELKTSSGYSLRLTGNHRVMRVNAVERNGEQTEWVEVQRLQPGDLVKLHNHREFTQWEGAGTLEQGWLLGLLVGDGTFSEDRAVLSFWGQDAEYMAQQALGAISREAGSEWQVASRKEASSEWRVASSSYYPLATRHSPLAPGIQPIEERNEFRVRSSALAALAAAFGITPENKSLTDSTERASSLFYRGLLRGLFDADGTVLDGGGKGMSVRLAQSNLALLERVQRMLLRLGIASRLYRNRRPAGERVLPDGRGGGKLYATKAQHELCISKDNLLTFASLVGFTNPAKAQALSSALAARSARGHYRECFVAEVESLTLIGEAEVFDCSIPGVNAFDANGLYVHNCGEQPLLPYDVCNLGSINLGKFVTPERTVDWNHLREVVHESTRFLDNVIDANHYPLEQITHLSQRIRRIGLGVMGWADMLVRLGIPYNSDEAIELARKVMHFVDEEGKVASEQLARERGAFPEWEHSIWGPDATCARRPDGARIRPPRLLRNCNVTTVAPTGTISMIAGCSSGIEPLFAIAFWRYQADSRMLDINQDFMAQARREGWYSPELMERIADTGHIHHPEVPAEVQRVWVTAHDIAPEWHVRMQAAFQEYTDSAISKTINFPHEATADQVREAYELAFRLGCKGITVYRDGSRANQVLSTGSTGRSASSAPAAEPAPTGLKPRPVPAEGLPSHSFPVMTPLGKLRLFVTELDGKPFEVFAIIGRAGSDVTAFTEAIGRLISLALRCGVPVKLIAEQLRGIGGSRSAGFGPARVLSVPDAIGKVLFEHYVRNGRGNGTGDSHDETVHGDMAHTGEAASQASDFFLHHDAGPGVLEAAELCPECQNAALFNEEGCRKCHACGYSEC